The sequence TTTGAATTATTAGTTAGTTTGTCACTACCAATTTTAAAATTTGCGGGACAGATTAGAGGGTTGAAACGATAACGACCAGGACAActccagaaaataaaataaattgcttaaATTCGATGTACTTATAGAACAATAAAAGTCAGCTCTTTTACTGAGAAAATGGCTTATTTTAATCCTAATGTTTGATACCAAGCATTTGTTACTTTTTCTTACACTGTAGTGCCAGTATTTGGCCAAACGtttatttaaattcatatattcatatatttgtatggtcttaatatttttaatccagtccaatattttcaatattttcagaCATCCCGATTCTCGTCTTGCACGGATGTTCAACGGGAGTATTCCAATTGTCTTGGACACCTTGAAGCAGCATTACTTCATAGATCGAGATGGCAAGTCGTTTCGTCATATATTGAACTTTCTTCGAACCAACACACTCCCTGTTTCAGAAGAATTCAAAGAATTGGATCTTTTACTAGAAGAAGCCAGGTTCTATGACATACCGCCACTGGTTAAAATGTTGGAGAGCCTCAAGAAAGAGAGACATCGTAAGAAACAAAGCAGTAACTGCCATTCCAATTCAAACGATAACCATTACGATGATCGAAGAACGACAAATTACGATGACAAAAACAATGACATAGGATTTGAATGTCTGGCTCTTAATGTCAGTCCTGACCTTGGAGAACGAATAACGATTAGTGGGGAAAGGTCTGTAGTGGAAGAAGTTTTTCCTGAGATTAGTCAGGCGCTAATGGACGCTCGGAGTGGAGTAGCCTGGAACACAGACTCTAAACACGTCATCAGGTTTCCGTTAAATGGTTACTGTAAACTAAATTCACTTCAAACAATTACACGTCTCTTGAATAACGGTTTCAAGATCATGGCGTCCAACGGAGGCGGTGTGGAAGGTCAGCAATTTAGCGAGTATCTTTTCGTGCGAAAACATTTTCCTATTTGAAGGTTTACTGGTGTTCGAAACTTCTGGATATTGACCtgcaaaatacattaaaaaagtgTGAGATTCTGTAAACTCGATACGAAATTAATTTTACGTCGATACATTTAAAGGACTTGGAGTTACTAGTAATCGAAGCTACAAATGATTTCGATGGTGCTATCAGATAGGTCTTAACTCATGACCTTGAAATTATTTCAGTTACCTTACTAATCAACATAGTATTTATACAAGATGTGCCATTTtcaactcttttttttattttttactttaaaactagttCCTTCTTCATCACATTTCGGTCACTTGCCAACAAAGTGACATCTTAACAgctttgtgtgtgtattttacgAGTCTTGGAAAACAGAGTCATCCTCTGGAGTTCATTTACTATTGATGAATAACGTGTTTCACGCTTACTTCCGCAAAGTGTTATATACAActgtttctttattcattatttcaGTTACAAAGATTTCCGTCTCTACTATGAACTATTTTCTATTCAAAGTTTTCAATTCTTTGCTGAATAAAAACgatgataaaatattctaatataacaCTATTTTTTTCGGGatgacataaaataaatttaaactgatTATTAAAAACTCGCCGTTTTTGTTTAAGTGTGAAGATACATCAAAACAGGATGTTCAATGGAAACAGAATAAtctttattgtgaaataaaagaGCAAGTGGAATTGTCTCTTTAAATGGTGTGAACTGTGGTGTTAATGAAGAACTTAAAATGATACCTTCTTTAatgaataaacattattaaagttaCATAAACAGGTTGATATAAACTTTAAGTTATAGGTGTAATGATATCGACTTCGTACTCATTTATTATTGGAGTAAAACCAGACACTGTTAAATGGTTGTGTACGTGATCTCGTTTGTGCCATACTGAGGCTCCTACAAAGATattaagcttttttatttatctaaGATGCGTTTTACTACATATATTGCTATTTAGTAGAAAGGCAGGTTTCTCggtttgtttataatattatttatcaatgCATATCTTACGTAAGAACTGATTTATATAATTCGGTGTAATTATATAGTTTGCGAAAACCTGATATATTTCCtagattttcttttaaaatgtgacGTGTTTCATGACAGATGTTGTTATTTTAAGtgtatgtatttgtaattttatagaGACTGCTTGTATACTACGGTTTGAGAGTACAATTCATGaaatactataaatatatcaacttatacaaacatttatgaaatacGATAACTATATCAGCTTATACCAACTTTAGATCTCACGTAAGatataattttctgtttcttattAACCCAGtcaagtttatatttttcagtcCGGTAACtgaaaaaaatctataattttactgtttcttgtaAATGTCTTTCTTTCGCTCTAAACGTTACcaacttattaatatttcattgttgaaAATTCAGGAAATATATACATCTCTTTTAATTTAGTTAAGTTTTAAATCTGTGGACAGATATCTTTTGAACTGGAAAGGTTTACTCTATCTCTAACGATAATAGTTTTCAATCAGAGTAAGCTATGTAGTTAAAGTAGCACTGGAAAATTCGACTGACCGTGAACATAgctaattaaattacttttcttaCATAGACACTTATAAAGGTTTATATTAGTATCTTATGAAATGTTCTTACTAATAGGTGTTGATGATAACAGGCgtttgtttaaaactttgatttaaaCATGGATTTTTTTTAGATTGTGACTAAAATCTCTGCAGTTAAAGATATATGGAAAGTTTTCATAAGGCGATCCGTTTTTAACTACTGTCTCTTTTTACCCATTTAGTTCCAACTTTCTGTACCTTCATGTCCTTCTGAATATATAAACGATGATGTCAGACTTTTTAACTGGTTATCATAAGATAATttgaataatgaaagaaaattctCTTTACCTTTCCTGTTACAATAATTCTTAATCAAAAGGTTGCACTTTACAAAATATCGAAAGTCTGTTTCATTCGAAGTTGGAAATTTTATAAACCTAATATTGTGAGttatacataaaaacatgtttcaatgcaccttaattatttgtttgttttgaatttcgtgcaaaattacacgagggctatctgcgctagccttttctaatttagcagtataagaccagagggaaggcagctagtcatcaccacccaccgccaactcttgagctattcttttatcaacgaataatgggattggccgtcactttataaacaccccacggctgaaagggcgagcatatttggtgcgatagggattcaaatccacgaccctcgaattacgagtcgaacaccctaaccaactggccatgccggactgcATCTTAATTGAGAGATATAAGTTACTACCGAAGTTTCGCAGTACACGCGTATTAGGGGAACCGTATGGCAGAAATAAatcaagtgttttatatatatatatccttttccAGAGgtcttaatgtttaaatattaataaagtttcaaccaaacaaacaatgaagtATCAAAGCTGACTCATTTGCACTTACAACGAATTTAGATTATGGTAGAATTTGAAATTCTAATGAAATTAAAACGTGTGCtaaaaatactacatttttatttaatgtcacATTCTGACAATTTATCAAACGGATTCATGATTTAACGCAAatctttgtatgtttttttaagatttttcCCTTGATCTTCAATGTTATTTCTTGTTCAGCGGACCCGATGATTTTGAAATGGTTGGAACACACAAGTTAGTCATGTTAAATAGCACTGTGGCTCTTATTTTTTAATTCGTATTTGTGTGCACAAACAGTCCCTGTTCAATCGTTTTCAAAATTGAAACAAGGTAAATTTCAATAGTTTATGCAAACccataaagagaaaaaaaaattaacaaattagtagaagttaaatattttatggtaacACCCACAAGAAACATACAAAGTTGACTACAATATATTAAACCTAACTACAGGAATAAGATGTGTTAGCTActcttaaaagttaatatttattttagtatttacacATATTTACACTTAATAGAAAAGTAATTCCATTCCACAGTTATtggaaaattgtttttatttgagtataaaaactaatttagCGATATATGAATTGTACTCTGATATAGTAACTGACAGTTTTATAATAGTACCGCTGTCtgcatttagaaaatattaaagtcaTTGGAGGGTAATGAACTAAGTAAAAAAATTAGGCATGTGAAAAACTTGAAATTATTCAcagatttgtttattgttttattacagttgaaaactttattatatcaGTTATTAAATTCATGCATTTATTGTATTTTCTCTCTTTGTAGTTAAAACAGACAACTGTCACTGCTCTAATAAGGTTTGAGATATTTTAAAGTCAtttgtaataattgaaatttattgGACCAAAATATTGTTAAGGTTCGTCAGTactttatgctatttatttacttttaaatagtttaatattggTTTTACACTGCTTGAGTAATGGTAAAACTCCAATTTACTTCTGTAAAATTTTCGTAGCTTTGGCGAGGTTCAGTTGAATTGCTTGGAAGATATTCTGAGCAGAACTTTTTTTTTGCCTTATAAACTCCTCGTGGAAGTTTTCAACAGACAGTAGATTGAATTCTTGTATATTTCGAGCTAATCTCCAAGAGCCGAAGTTTGAAGCTTTCAGAACTAATTGTTATTTTTCATCAATTTGTTTAAGGCTGGAGGCAAAACATTCACAAAAAAACGAGAGTAAAACTTTTAGCAAATCTTGGTCTGTATTAGACCATCGGTGAGAAGTCTGGAGTCAGTCTTGTAAATGTAAAGATCGGGTTTCCATACAATATCAAGCCGATGAtttaggtttgtgcttaacaataagaaaaagaaaaaaagatggtTTTTATATGaccttttaattactttttaccaGAAGTCCCCTTCACTGACAAACCACTATACCTGTggactagaaacctggtttcggtactcgtggtgggcagttcacagagaacccattgtgtagcttcgtgtttaagtGAAAACACACTTTATTAGAAAGAAAAAGTTCATGATTAAGAAAatggaaattattttttgttatagagAGTAGATATCTAACTAAACTTAATAATGAGCGTGAGGAACGAAAGAATCTTGAACCTGAAAGATAACTAAAACCTTGTCGCTGATCAGTGATGAAAAACAATTGCCAAAAACATATCCAGAACTCGCGACATTTGTGTTATGTTAGAAAAACTAACAGTTGTCAAACTAACTTTGTGTTACGGTAAAATCAGTACTAACGAGCTATTTAACCTTACTTTGAGTAGTTCTATTGGACTTAGATTTTGCAATACGATTGGAAATGTTATAGGCAGAGCATTAAGAAAGCTTAATTAACGCTTCCCATTTACGGCGAGTTCGTTTAAAAAAGTTGGTACAAATCAACTGCTGAGGTAATCATAATGAATTAACGTTGTATCTATTTTATGATAGAAACGTTTAATTAATCACTTGGGTCTGAATGACCGAAAATTGTTCATGATTTTTGTTCATGCATATATGTTATTGTTCTGTCGTTTACTTaagtagtttaattttgtttttggtttttacgATGACACTTGTAATCTCTGATATTTTCGTTTCTTATACAACTTTTTATTTCTACTGTGAAATAACAGCCAATAATAACATATGCTATAtatcagttattaaaaaaaatattttgctgtatTCGCATacgttatgattaaaaaaaatgtttaattcagtGTTTAAACGtagtatttttcttttgtattacaAAAAGGGAGGGGGGTCACATCCCAGCTAGAAATGGAGGCAAAATGGGTCATCCGAGGGTGAAAGCACAACCTTACATGCTGATACCCTTACCAACATAGGAATGAGCAGAGCTGGCTGGATTATACAAGCCTGTCGAAGCAAGAATTGCATAAGCTGTTTGGTGTTGCCTTTGGGTATTCACGAGCCCGATTACTTGGGAAGATAGCCCGGATTTGCGCTGCGGGCGTCGCCGCTCCTTTGCCGCTTTGTCCGCTCAATGGCGGCTGCGGGCGGGGCCTTGGGACCAGTCTTGCCCCAATATCCGGTTGACCTGAGCGTCACGTTGAGGTTTGTCTTGAAAAAAGCAAACATTTAACAACCCGTTTCTTTTCGTGACTTTTTATAAGCAGACAAGAAATTCGCACTAAGTTGCTAAGGAAAATATCTCTTAAATTTGAATACAGGTACGAGTGAGTTGTATAATACTTATGTACAACAGTCTGTTTACAGAATGTGTCTTCAGAACTAAAGCCGTACATGTGAATACTAATTTACTGCAGACATCCGTTTTAACTGGAATAGCacgtaaaaaataattacaagtaaAGCTTGTATTGTAATTGTCCAAATTTCATGGTATAAAGAATCAATCTAGATACAAAGTAttctttatatttgaaattaatatgcaTGCTTTATCTAAAGTTCGTTAATATTGAAAATTCTGATGgtttagtttatgttttgtttgaaaattacaTGCATATTTACGTAAAGTGTGAGAGCTATGTTTGTTACATAGCTCTCGTAAGATTTATGGAAATGAAGACGGGAAAAACGTATAAAAACCTTACAGAAAATCCAAGTTTCGATGAAACTGCCAAAGGCTATCTTCGACTAACTAGGAACATTTCATATGACAAATAGTTATTTAATGGCACCAATGCAGAAGACAAATTATGGTAAAACAATCAAGTACAATAGAtatgtttatgattttttaaaattatttttattacattgacgtaagtaaaataataaattctccACAAAGAGCTTGTTTCACTTAAAGTTAATTTACCATTTATTTGTGCGTAAAGAAgtgttaagttttattacatctgTCATATGGACCATTTATAATTTGAGAATATTCTGAGGAAGTTTGAATGACAATATTGTAAGTTATCCAAATATAACCTTCCACCTGCAAAACAAAAGTAAGATTAGGTATACGTGCTAGATAAATATGTATACTTAAactcatatataaataaatgaatatatatatatatagacatagcTAGGTAGTCACTTCGGCTGCAGTAACCGTGATCTAGTGCCATACACTACAGTGTCACGTCTTTGTAGTATCATATAAAGCTACATttctgtatgtaaataaattttattagcaTGCagaggaaataaatattattatttgaattctTAGTGTGTGTATGAGGTTTGTGTCTTTGCATTATCCGAAGCTATGCTGTTCTTCTCAATAGCAGaacataaatttaaagaaagaataaaataagagttaataaaataatCCATCTACACAAGGATTCTACATGAACTCTATTACGTTTTTCTCGTCCCTATAATGGAAATgcataattataattgttatgtaATACAGCATAAAGTGAGATATTccataaatttctatttttttcaaaCCTTTGCATCCGATCGGTCTTAGATATTTTACATATGCAGTCTTGAGAGATATATTTTAGACACTGAAGATTAATGTGgctgaaatgaataaaaaatacatatatggtaaataaaactatatattagtTTAAACGCCAACTTATTATTTAAGTGACAcggataaaaaataaaagacgaataaattaatagtttaaatgtCCAGTTATTTTTAATTGACATGGGTAAAGAATACAATCtcatgtttgattatttttttgctttaaagTAAGGACATACTGCTTCACATGTAGTCTTTAAGGGTATATATTCTCAAAAGAGTTCATCTCAACAGATTCGTTCAACGCCCTCTAAGGAAAAATGCCACTTTAATTTTCTGCTAGAGAAACCTTcctaaatatttctttctgtattGTAAAGTGAAAATGTAgtatcagtttgtttttcttcccacgacactttatttaaaaataccgCACACAATCATTGACTTAGTAATAGTGTTACTTACTCACATTTCTATTGGCCATAAATATATTCACAGATATAAATCttaaatacttgaaatatttaGGACTAAACTTGTATCGATAACTTTCATTAGTGTAAAGTATAAATCCTGTGTTGTCAGTCAGTCACAAACTGTGAATGAAATAATTTCTTACCTCGCTGCTTATTTCCAACATGTGAGGTATTTTTAAGTAAAGACAACTTGTGATATACCATGATATTCATCAATACTTAATTAAGTAGTTTGTCTAACAAAAGAGCTTTGAACAGCCTGGAACTCAAACTTTCTTTTCACAGACTAATGccgttttgtttattaaattcgCATCACTCTAAGCGTATGGAAGCCAGTAGGAAGCACATAATCCTATGGTGAAGTACGAAAAATGAAgaattttgtgtaatttaatttaatgtgattgaattttaatataaataaaatcgcTCGGGCTTTTTATAAAgcatttgttttaactttactCAACTgacgaaaagtttgtttgttttctgaatttctcataaagctgcacgagaactatctgcattagccatccctaatttagcagtgtaaaactggatgaaagacagctagtcatcaccacacaccaccaactcttgggctactcttttatcatcgaatagtgagattggccgaaccttataacgcctccatggctgaaagagcgagcatgtttgatgtgatgagagtaccttaaccacgtggccatgccgggttttgATGAAGGGTAACGTTAAAAAATAGCATTATACTTGGCGAACAGCGTAACCAAAGATGATAatacttgattaaaaaaaaacatacaacattGTTTGAACTCTTTTCTTGCATCGCAGTGTAATATAAGATAAAGATCTTGCACTATAAAACgcaaatatttattgtgtacaAGTTTGAGattagttttaaatacaaattgctacataataacactatatttgttttgttttcaatttcgcgcaaagctacacgaggactgtctgtgcagcctttcctaatttagcagtgtaagactagagagaaggtagctagtcatcatcacccaccgccaactcttaagctactcttttatcaacaaatagtgggattgatcgtaacattataatgtccccacg comes from Tachypleus tridentatus isolate NWPU-2018 chromosome 12, ASM421037v1, whole genome shotgun sequence and encodes:
- the LOC143233132 gene encoding BTB/POZ domain-containing protein Tiwaz-like isoform X2, encoding MEPSLVMSSTESNFNHKIGGIPCVAATSRYTAPVHIDVGGTIYTSSLETLTKHPDSRLARMFNGSIPIVLDTLKQHYFIDRDGKSFRHILNFLRTNTLPVSEEFKELDLLLEEARFYDIPPLVKMLESLKKERHRKKQSSNCHSNSNDNHYDDRRTTNYDDKNNDIGFECLALNVSPDLGERITISGERSVVEEVFPEISQALMDARSGVAWNTDSKHVIRFPLNGYCKLNSLQTITRLLNNGFKIMASNGGGVEGQQFSEYLFVRKHFPI
- the LOC143233132 gene encoding BTB/POZ domain-containing protein kctd15-like isoform X1 translates to MAARGAETRSLPAKVSPVPPRPSLSPSAAAVLESAAAYADRLALARSWMEPSLVMSSTESNFNHKIGGIPCVAATSRYTAPVHIDVGGTIYTSSLETLTKHPDSRLARMFNGSIPIVLDTLKQHYFIDRDGKSFRHILNFLRTNTLPVSEEFKELDLLLEEARFYDIPPLVKMLESLKKERHRKKQSSNCHSNSNDNHYDDRRTTNYDDKNNDIGFECLALNVSPDLGERITISGERSVVEEVFPEISQALMDARSGVAWNTDSKHVIRFPLNGYCKLNSLQTITRLLNNGFKIMASNGGGVEGQQFSEYLFVRKHFPI